The following proteins are co-located in the Lactobacillus sp. ESL0791 genome:
- a CDS encoding DUF5388 domain-containing protein has translation MSLIKSNRNFKDLQPKKIASLDDLKEKKSSKLNEVTFDTNLKITNHSRNKLQALMTLGYTASQKEAIDLLFQVFHDQLDADSKKELDFQIKTLEKRDIKLKG, from the coding sequence ATGAGTTTAATCAAAAGTAATCGAAACTTTAAAGACTTACAACCGAAAAAAATTGCAAGTTTAGACGATTTAAAAGAAAAAAAATCATCTAAGCTAAACGAAGTAACTTTCGACACAAATTTAAAAATTACTAATCATTCAAGAAACAAGCTGCAGGCATTGATGACCCTCGGTTACACTGCTAGCCAAAAAGAAGCAATCGATTTATTATTCCAGGTCTTCCATGATCAGCTAGATGCTGACAGCAAAAAAGAGCTTGATTTTCAAATTAAGACTCTTGAAAAACGAGATATAAAGTTAAAAGGATAA